CGTGTCGACATTGGTCGCGGTCTTGAAGCGATCGAGCAGCGGGGTCTTGGCCACCTTGTAGTCCGCCTTGAGAGACGTGGCATCGGAAAGGGCGACAGCGTGAACGCTACTCATAGGCGGCGGGTGGCGGGGAAGGTGATCAGGCTGTGGCGGCGGCCGCGATTTGCGGGCGAGCGGGCGTGCCGGCGGAAACAGTCAACACTTCGTAGCCCGTCGGCGTGACGAGAATGGTGTGCTCCCATTGCGCGGACAGGCTGCGGTCCTTGGTCTTGACCGTCCACTGGTCGGGCATCGTGCGGATATCGCGGCGGCCGGCGTTGATCATCGGCTCGATCGTGAAGATCATGCCCGCCTGCAGTTCGATGCCCGTGCCGGGGCGACCGTAGTGGAGCACCTGCGGCTCGTCGTGGAACACCTGGCCGATGCCGTGGCCGCAATACTCGCGCACGACACTGTAGCCAAGGCCTTCCGCGTGTTTCTGGATCGCATAGCCGATGTCGCCAAGATGCGCGCCCGGGCGCACCTGCTCGATGCCGAGCCACATGCATTCGTACGTGGTCTGGACGAGGCGCTTGGCCATGATCGAACCTTCGCCGACGATGAACATGCGGCTCGTGTCGCCGTAATAGC
The DNA window shown above is from Paraburkholderia sp. PGU19 and carries:
- the map gene encoding type I methionyl aminopeptidase is translated as MAITLKNEDDIAQMRIAGRLGSEVLDYITPFVKPGITTGELDRLCHEYMTNVQGTIPAPLNYQPPGYPPFPKAVCTSVNDVICHGIPGDKALKNGDALNIDVTVIKNGYYGDTSRMFIVGEGSIMAKRLVQTTYECMWLGIEQVRPGAHLGDIGYAIQKHAEGLGYSVVREYCGHGIGQVFHDEPQVLHYGRPGTGIELQAGMIFTIEPMINAGRRDIRTMPDQWTVKTKDRSLSAQWEHTILVTPTGYEVLTVSAGTPARPQIAAAATA